The proteins below are encoded in one region of Streptomyces roseirectus:
- a CDS encoding RICIN domain-containing protein: MPQTSQGSQAGEGADPAPAGRPPEHPPRWSWWLVGIVIPLVGIAVTVLTVPSQSPNRPPAPPASSSPATTRPPASPPPLPVGLFRLTNADSLMCLSPPPGNSTPAAGLVQGDCDARPEQFWRLRREETGTGVVYSVRNQHTGLCLSVDAAHKENDVTVTQYLCGDENGLFPDQFWSFRYDTLRHAWRLVSRNSGKCVALPAGSGDGEQALQEDCDGGTWTLWRT, translated from the coding sequence GTGCCGCAGACGTCGCAGGGTTCGCAGGCGGGAGAAGGGGCGGACCCGGCTCCGGCCGGGCGTCCGCCGGAGCATCCGCCCAGGTGGTCCTGGTGGCTGGTCGGCATCGTCATCCCGCTGGTCGGCATCGCCGTCACCGTCCTCACGGTGCCGTCGCAGTCCCCGAACCGCCCACCGGCCCCACCCGCCTCCTCGTCCCCCGCCACCACCCGGCCCCCCGCGTCCCCGCCCCCGCTCCCCGTCGGCCTGTTCCGCCTCACCAACGCCGACAGCCTCATGTGCCTGTCGCCGCCCCCGGGGAACTCCACCCCCGCCGCGGGGCTCGTGCAGGGCGACTGTGACGCGCGTCCCGAGCAGTTCTGGAGACTCCGCAGGGAGGAGACCGGCACGGGCGTCGTGTACTCGGTCCGCAACCAGCACACCGGGCTGTGCCTGTCGGTCGACGCCGCGCACAAGGAGAACGACGTCACCGTCACGCAGTACCTGTGCGGCGACGAGAACGGCCTCTTCCCGGACCAGTTCTGGAGCTTCCGCTACGACACCCTCCGCCACGCGTGGCGGCTGGTCAGCCGCAACAGCGGCAAGTGCGTCGCCCTGCCCGCCGGAAGCGGTGACGGGGAGCAGGCGCTCCAGGAGGACTGCGACGGCGGGACCTGGACGCTCTGGCGCACCTGA
- a CDS encoding aspartyl/asparaginyl beta-hydroxylase domain-containing protein gives MTPEIEAAFAAIRDEYGPRSIDRVTQMLDPAPQARHPLQKNAKWIMPGISRRPWHDPYGHPEIAPVVRAFEAGHAAIKEELASAWAERRGRFSDYEHYLVRQEDWQALYLYRAGGPVPESEPLVPTAYRILRETAVETEKLCPLLESHFSTLLPGAVIAPHCDLWNFSINLHLAVDIPEGCGISVAGEARQWKEGECLLFDYSFEHDAWNHGTRPRTCLLVDLWHPETTLPERKALTTLVTEIRQLTGES, from the coding sequence ATGACACCGGAGATCGAAGCCGCTTTCGCGGCGATCAGAGACGAGTACGGCCCCCGGTCGATCGACCGGGTCACACAGATGCTCGACCCGGCCCCCCAGGCCAGGCATCCCTTGCAGAAGAACGCCAAATGGATCATGCCGGGCATCTCGCGGCGGCCCTGGCACGACCCGTACGGGCACCCCGAGATCGCCCCCGTCGTGCGGGCCTTCGAGGCCGGGCATGCCGCGATCAAGGAAGAGCTCGCCTCGGCCTGGGCCGAGCGTCGCGGCCGGTTCTCCGACTACGAGCACTACCTGGTGCGCCAGGAGGACTGGCAGGCGCTCTACCTCTACCGGGCGGGCGGGCCCGTCCCGGAGTCCGAGCCGCTGGTCCCGACGGCCTACCGGATCCTGCGGGAGACGGCCGTCGAGACGGAGAAACTCTGCCCGCTCCTGGAGAGCCACTTCTCCACGCTGCTACCGGGCGCGGTGATCGCGCCCCACTGCGATCTGTGGAACTTCAGCATCAACCTCCACCTCGCCGTCGACATCCCCGAGGGGTGCGGCATCAGCGTGGCCGGCGAGGCACGCCAGTGGAAGGAGGGCGAGTGCCTGCTGTTCGACTACTCCTTCGAGCACGACGCCTGGAACCACGGCACCCGCCCCCGGACCTGCCTCCTGGTCGACCTCTGGCACCCCGAGACCACTCTGCCGGAGCGCAAGGCCCTCACCACCCTGGTCACCGAGATACGCCAACTGACCGGCGAGTCCTGA